Proteins from a single region of Hordeum vulgare subsp. vulgare chromosome 6H, MorexV3_pseudomolecules_assembly, whole genome shotgun sequence:
- the LOC123402016 gene encoding purine-uracil permease NCS1-like, producing the protein MAVSMAMSRALAVRQPNHFRHRLVSTSSQQASPPRLPLTSPRRPSLALSARPRMLPARPRLSASESDLSPTPPSERTMTAWDLASLWIGLVVGVPSYYLAGSLVDLGMSALQGVATVALANLVVLVCLVLTAAPAVTHGLPFPVLARATFGVRGAHVPAVIRALVGCGWFGIESWIGGRAVFLLLPSALKSYQPLLTPVPGLGAAPLEFACFLAFWAAQLGVIMNGMEGIRKLERYSAPVLIVLTSALLTWAYVSAGGFGRILSLPPRLTGAEFWKVFFPALTANIGFWATVAINIPDFARYARSQADQVLGQAGLPVFMGMFTFAGLAVTSSTEAIFGHIISDPIELLGRIGGPATTVLAIFGISLATITTNIAANVVAPANAFVSMSPRRFTFAQGALITALLGIACQPWRLLSSSESFVYTWLLGYSALMGPIGGVILADHYIVRRTALDVDALYSEDRESPYYFQGGFNVAAMVAMVAGVAPIMPGFLHKVGVLPSVSSALVAAYNNAWFVSFFVAGTLYCLLCRRRGGEVKYQSS; encoded by the coding sequence ATGGCCGTGTCCATGGCGATGTCCAGAGCTCTGGCCGTGCGCCAGCCGAACCATTTTCGCCACCGCCTCGTGTCGACGAGCTCCCAGCAGGCGTCACCGCCGCGGCTGCCTCTAACATCCCCTCGCAGGCCAAGCCTCGCGCTATCCGCGCGCCCGCGGATGCTGCCGGCGAGACCCAGGCTCTCGGCAAGCGAATCGGACCTCTCCCCGACGCCGCCCTCGGAGCGCACCATGACGGCCTGGGACCTGGCAAGCCTCTGGATCGGCCTCGTGGTCGGCGTGCCGTCCTACTACCTCGCCGGCAGCCTCGTCGACCTCGGCATGTCCGCGCTCCAGGGCGTCGCCACCGTCGCCTTGGCCAACCTCGTCGTCCTCGTCTGCCTCGTGCTCACGGCCGCGCCGGCGGTCACGCACGGGCTGCCGTTCCCGGTGCTCGCGCGCGCCACGTTCGGCGTGCGCGGGGCGCACGTCCCGGCCGTCATCCGCGCCCTCGTCGGCTGCGGGTGGTTCGGCATCGAGTCGTGGATCGGGGGCCGCGCCGTCTTCCTTCTGCTGCCATCAGCTCTCAAGTCGTACCAGCCGCTGCTCACGCCGGTGCCCGGCCTCGGCGCGGCGCCGCTCGAGTTCGCCTGCTTCCTGGCCTTCTGGGCCGCGCAGCTCGGCGTCATCATGAACGGCATGGAGGGCATCCGCAAGCTCGAGAGGTACTCGGCGCCGGTGCTCATCGTGCTCACCTCCGCGCTGCTCACCTGGGCATACGTGTCCGCCGGCGGCTTCGGGCGCATCCTCTCGCTGCCTCCCAGACTGACGGGCGCCGAGTTCTGGAAGGTGTTCTTCCCGGCGCTCACGGCGAACATTGGCTTCTGGGCCACGGTGGCCATCAACATACCGGACTTTGCGCGGTACGCGCGCAGCCAAGCGGACCAGGTGCTCGGCCAGGCAGGGCTGCCGGTGTTCATGGGCATGTTCACCTTCGCGGGGCTCGCCGTGACCTCCTCCACGGAGGCCATATTCGGCCACATCATCTCCGACCCAATCGAGCTCCTCGGGCGCATCGGCGGGCCGGCGACGACGGTCCTCGCCATCTTCGGCATCAGCCTCGCGACCATCACAACCAACATCGCCGCCAACGTCGTCGCGCCGGCGAACGCGTTCGTCAGCATGAGCCCGCGGAGGTTCACGTTCGCGCAGGGGGCGCTCATCACCGCGTTGCTCGGCATCGCCTGCCAGCCATGGCGGCTGCTCAGCTCCAGCGAGAGCTTCGTCTACACCTGGCTGCTGGGCTACTCGGCGCTCATGGGCCCCATCGGAGGGGTCATCCTCGCCGACCACTACATTGTGAGGCGCACCGCCTTGGACGTCGACGCGCTCTACTCGGAGGACAGGGAGAGCCCCTACTATTTCCAGGGTGGTTTCAACGTCGCCGCCATGGTGGCCATGGTGGCCGGAGTTGCGCCTATCATGCCAGGATTTCTTCACAAGGTTGGCGTTCTGCCGAGTGTCTCCAGTGCACTTGTCGCAGCCTACAACAATGCCTGGTTTGTGAGCTTTTTCGTCGCCGGCACCCTCTACTGTCTGCTCTGTCGCCGGAGAGGCGGTGAAGTGAAATACCAAAGCAGTTGA
- the LOC123402017 gene encoding transmembrane protein 208 homolog — protein MANQGSKKIVERNRRRMDLLWRIILVSNVIYIVVRMAVMHSSFTWKHWIGLVVTSAAYFLSYKQLASMTKAEYSDADNRELLSSGYDMATGGISEYIEDVIYITAFVQLTSIISGKFWWTYLVIPAFGGYKIFFLLKGTFFSGGSEGEVEDEKSRKKREKMEKKASRGKMVKTRTR, from the exons ATGGCGAACCAGGGATCGAAGAAGATTGTGGAGAGGAACAGGAGGCGCATGGACCTCCTCTGGCGCATAATCCTCGTGTCCAAC GTTATTTACATAGTAGTGAGGATGGCCGTAATGCATTCTTCTTTCACCTGGAAGCATTGGATTGGCCTCGTGGTGACATCTGCTGCATATTTTCTTTCATACAAGCAACTCGCTAGTATGACAAAGGCAGAATATTCTGATGCGGACAATCGTGAACTTCTGAGTTCGGGTTATGACATGGCCACTGGTGGGATTTCCGA ATATATAGAAGATGTGATATACATCACTGCGTTTGTGCAGCTGACGTCCATTATTTCTGGAAAATTTTGGTGGACATATCTAGTG ATACCAGCTTTTGGTGGATACAAGATTTTTTTCCTGTTGAAAGGaacattcttcagtggtggttcaGAG GGTGAAGTCGAAGATGAGAAGTCTCGAAAGAAAAGGGAGAAAATGGAGAAAAAGGCGTCTAGAGGGAAGATGGTCAAAACCAGGACCCGCTGA